Proteins encoded together in one Pelosinus sp. IPA-1 window:
- a CDS encoding AraC family transcriptional regulator has product MNWLDAMNKAVEYLEDNITEKLDIEKVAKIALSSTFHFQRMYHMITGITIAEYIRRRRLTLAAQDIVSGEKIINVAYKYGYETPEAFTKAFGKMHGISPSAAREPGANLKAYPKLSFHISIKGDKNMDYKIVEKESFIVVGKQRRITMVDGENFKQVPQFWNDCINDGSYEWIYSRAGERGVLGICKDFGKYKDEFNYMIAIENIKETLPSGYISTTIPAATWAIFESVGALPEAIQDLTRRIFTEWLPAAGYQHDCAPELEVYPKGDIYSPDYRCEIWIPIKK; this is encoded by the coding sequence ATGAATTGGCTTGATGCAATGAATAAGGCAGTAGAGTATCTGGAGGATAACATTACTGAAAAGCTTGACATTGAGAAGGTGGCGAAAATCGCCTTATCCTCCACGTTTCACTTTCAGCGTATGTATCACATGATTACTGGTATTACAATAGCTGAATATATACGCAGAAGAAGGCTCACACTTGCTGCTCAGGATATTGTATCTGGCGAAAAGATCATTAATGTGGCTTATAAGTATGGCTATGAGACGCCTGAAGCATTCACAAAAGCTTTTGGGAAAATGCATGGAATAAGCCCTTCGGCTGCGCGCGAGCCGGGAGCGAATCTCAAGGCATATCCTAAGCTCTCCTTTCACATTTCAATAAAAGGAGATAAAAATATGGATTATAAGATTGTTGAGAAAGAAAGCTTTATAGTAGTAGGTAAACAACGAAGGATAACTATGGTAGACGGAGAAAATTTCAAACAGGTGCCTCAATTTTGGAACGATTGTATAAACGATGGATCATACGAGTGGATTTACTCAAGAGCCGGTGAACGTGGCGTGTTAGGTATATGTAAGGATTTTGGTAAGTATAAAGATGAATTTAATTATATGATAGCAATTGAGAACATCAAAGAAACTCTTCCCAGTGGATATATTTCGACAACGATACCAGCAGCAACCTGGGCTATATTTGAATCAGTCGGAGCACTGCCTGAAGCGATCCAGGATCTTACTCGAAGGATATTTACAGAGTGGTTGCCTGCTGCAGGATATCAACATGATTGTGCACCAGAGCTTGAGGTCTATCCTAAAGGTGATATATACTCTCCGGATTACAGATGTGAGATTTGGATTCCTATCAAGAAGTAA
- a CDS encoding CBO0543 family protein, with translation MTNPELIAATKGALWNELYTSWITTELFSFTWWFTVLFLITSYFVWWKLLDKSRLVELLLFGSLLAVMSAVIDTVADNLLLWQYLVRIFPFTPGFFPYHLTLAPIVLMVVYQYANTWSKYLIGTVFAGTIYCFVIAPLFVAIGEVRLLNWNHGYTFITFITRAMIARWIVLLCKQIQYTYEGQSESSHRFIPIFQPTAKPMADKKDDKEDRPDK, from the coding sequence ATGACAAATCCCGAACTGATAGCTGCAACCAAAGGTGCTCTATGGAACGAACTTTATACATCCTGGATAACCACAGAACTTTTTTCTTTTACATGGTGGTTTACTGTACTATTTCTTATTACCAGTTATTTCGTTTGGTGGAAACTACTTGATAAATCAAGACTAGTAGAACTGCTCTTATTCGGCTCACTACTAGCAGTGATGTCGGCTGTTATTGACACGGTTGCTGATAACTTATTACTTTGGCAGTACTTAGTGAGGATTTTCCCCTTTACACCTGGCTTTTTCCCATATCATTTGACACTTGCCCCCATCGTCCTTATGGTTGTCTACCAGTATGCGAATACTTGGTCTAAATATCTTATTGGCACAGTGTTCGCAGGAACTATCTATTGTTTTGTTATTGCCCCTCTATTCGTTGCCATAGGTGAGGTACGACTCTTAAACTGGAATCATGGTTATACCTTTATTACCTTTATAACCCGTGCCATGATAGCTCGATGGATAGTTCTTCTTTGCAAACAAATTCAATATACATATGAAGGGCAATCGGAATCTTCGCACCGATTTATTCCAATCTTTCAACCTACAGCAAAACCTATGGCCGACAAGAAAGATGATAAAGAAGATCGGCCTGATAAATGA
- a CDS encoding DUF2815 family protein: MANQNTTTSTKLVTGKARLSYANIWAPKANEQGVEKYSVSIIIPKSDKATVAKYNACIAAVKATGAAKWGGKVPPMLKTPLRDGDVERPDDEAYAGCYFMNANSNNKPGIVDANVNPILDQSEVYSGCYARVSVNFFPYNNSGSKGIGCGLNNIQKIADGESLGGVAPKAEDDFEAIETDGMLD, translated from the coding sequence ATGGCTAATCAAAATACAACAACTTCTACAAAATTGGTAACTGGTAAAGCGCGTCTATCCTATGCAAATATCTGGGCTCCTAAAGCTAACGAACAAGGTGTAGAAAAATACTCAGTGTCAATCATCATTCCAAAATCAGATAAGGCTACTGTTGCGAAATACAATGCTTGCATTGCAGCAGTAAAAGCAACAGGTGCAGCTAAGTGGGGCGGTAAAGTTCCTCCAATGCTTAAAACTCCTCTTCGTGACGGTGATGTGGAACGTCCAGATGATGAAGCTTATGCAGGATGCTATTTTATGAATGCTAACAGCAACAATAAACCTGGTATCGTAGATGCAAATGTTAATCCAATTCTTGATCAATCAGAAGTTTACAGTGGTTGCTATGCTCGTGTAAGTGTTAACTTCTTTCCATACAACAACTCAGGTAGCAAAGGTATTGGCTGCGGACTTAATAACATTCAAAAAATCGCTGACGGTGAATCTTTAGGCGGAGTTGCTCCTAAGGCTGAAGATGATTTCGAAGCAATTGAAACTGATGGAATGCTTGATTAA
- a CDS encoding DUF2800 domain-containing protein produces the protein MAAHAKLSASGSKRWLSCTPSAELEQQFPNSTSVYADEGSFAHSVGEVKIRRDLVLIQEPEYKKQYEVIKKNNFYCEELEQATQEYADLVFSKVAEAQQKTEDAIVLIEEKLDFSRWVPQGFGTGDVVIIGDGCIEIVDLKYGKGVPVSAEENTQMMLYALGAIAKFEHLYDIHTARMTICQPRLDSVSTYEMPIYELLAWGDHYVKPRADMAIKGEGDFVAGDHCRFCRAKATCKARADENLELLKYEFRKDPLLTDEEVGEILGKAEELQKWAKDVQDYALEHAEKHGKKWPGWKLVEGRSNRKYTDDLKVAETLKNAGYKDDKIYEPQKLLGITALEKSISKKQFGILLSDLVVKPTGKPTLVPESDKRDEISSTAAAESDFGPVDASLLD, from the coding sequence ATGGCGGCACATGCAAAACTGAGTGCTTCAGGATCAAAGCGTTGGTTAAGTTGTACGCCAAGTGCAGAACTGGAACAACAGTTTCCAAACTCTACGAGTGTATATGCGGATGAAGGATCATTCGCTCACTCGGTCGGTGAAGTGAAGATCAGGCGCGATCTAGTATTGATTCAAGAACCTGAATATAAAAAGCAATATGAAGTTATCAAGAAAAATAATTTTTATTGTGAAGAGCTAGAGCAGGCGACTCAGGAATATGCCGATCTTGTATTTAGTAAAGTCGCTGAAGCGCAACAAAAAACTGAAGATGCAATTGTTCTTATTGAAGAAAAATTGGATTTTAGTAGATGGGTACCACAGGGATTCGGTACTGGTGACGTTGTGATTATCGGTGATGGTTGCATTGAAATAGTTGATCTAAAGTATGGCAAGGGTGTGCCGGTGTCAGCAGAAGAAAATACGCAGATGATGCTTTACGCATTAGGTGCTATAGCTAAATTTGAACACTTATATGACATACATACTGCACGAATGACTATTTGCCAGCCACGTCTAGACAGCGTTTCCACCTATGAAATGCCAATCTATGAACTATTAGCCTGGGGTGACCATTACGTTAAGCCAAGGGCTGATATGGCAATCAAAGGTGAAGGTGATTTTGTTGCAGGTGATCATTGCAGATTTTGCAGAGCCAAGGCAACTTGTAAAGCTAGAGCCGATGAAAATCTAGAGCTATTGAAATATGAGTTTCGCAAAGACCCATTACTTACTGATGAAGAAGTTGGCGAGATTCTTGGTAAAGCAGAAGAACTTCAAAAATGGGCTAAAGATGTACAAGATTATGCTTTAGAACATGCAGAAAAACACGGTAAGAAATGGCCCGGTTGGAAATTGGTTGAAGGTCGTAGTAATCGAAAATACACGGATGATCTCAAAGTTGCTGAAACTTTGAAAAATGCTGGTTATAAAGATGATAAAATCTACGAACCTCAAAAATTGCTCGGTATTACAGCTCTTGAAAAGTCGATCAGTAAAAAGCAATTTGGTATCTTACTCAGTGATCTTGTAGTAAAACCTACTGGAAAACCTACTCTTGTTCCAGAGTCGGACAAACGGGATGAAATATCATCTACAGCAGCAGCTGAATCAGATTTTGGTCCAGTTGATGCAAGTCTATTAGATTAA
- a CDS encoding HD domain-containing phosphohydrolase: MKKIAVLVCFMGISFNILSTIKHELTEYQGINFFILQPSVSFLLLMFIAYAIFLEYRKTTKDTQPESLASSDAMKSLFKYMPGAVMTLEKDFTIIDVNELVSKVTGFHSRDIKGKKCYDVLGNGDICYDCLVQKALISGKPECGTQLTYEVGGKQKYGKQTVIPIKDRYGNIEYLYEIVIDMTQEVALERENLEILMDIVTSMAHLIESRDPSTGAHCINVQSIALSIGKIMELNDKDLKELSIAAILHDIGKIGIPESILNKPGRLTDFEFSIIQRHPQIGYDAIKNIKQLQKVSEAIRDHHEHYNGEGYPNGKKNEEISMIARILTVADVFEALTSDRVYRKAMRPKQALGIIQAGKKQQFDPRVVDALLELVYKEKAKQIS; this comes from the coding sequence TTTTTCATATTACAACCTAGCGTAAGCTTCCTGCTACTTATGTTCATTGCTTATGCTATTTTTTTAGAGTATCGAAAAACAACGAAGGATACTCAACCTGAGAGCCTGGCATCTTCTGATGCGATGAAATCGCTATTTAAGTATATGCCGGGCGCTGTAATGACTCTGGAGAAAGACTTCACTATTATTGATGTGAACGAATTAGTAAGTAAAGTTACAGGCTTCCATTCTCGTGACATAAAAGGAAAAAAGTGTTATGACGTGTTAGGAAATGGAGATATTTGTTATGATTGCCTTGTGCAGAAAGCGTTGATATCCGGAAAACCAGAATGCGGCACCCAGCTTACATACGAGGTAGGTGGTAAACAAAAATACGGAAAACAGACAGTTATTCCGATTAAAGACCGATATGGAAATATTGAGTATCTTTATGAGATAGTAATAGATATGACACAAGAAGTAGCTTTGGAGAGAGAAAATCTAGAGATTCTCATGGATATTGTAACCTCGATGGCCCACCTTATTGAAAGTAGAGACCCGTCAACAGGTGCCCATTGTATCAACGTACAAAGTATAGCCTTATCCATTGGTAAAATCATGGAATTAAATGACAAGGACCTCAAAGAACTGAGTATCGCAGCAATTCTACATGACATTGGAAAAATAGGGATACCTGAATCAATTCTAAACAAACCGGGACGCCTAACGGATTTTGAGTTTTCGATAATACAGCGTCACCCTCAGATCGGGTACGATGCAATTAAGAATATCAAGCAACTACAAAAAGTTAGCGAGGCCATTCGAGACCATCACGAACACTATAACGGAGAAGGATATCCTAACGGTAAGAAGAATGAGGAGATATCTATGATTGCCAGAATTCTCACCGTTGCGGACGTTTTTGAGGCACTTACCTCTGATCGAGTATATCGTAAGGCAATGAGACCCAAACAAGCGTTAGGCATAATACAAGCAGGAAAGAAACAACAATTCGATCCAAGAGTAGTCGATGCATTGCTAGAGCTAGTATACAAGGAAAAGGCAAAACAAATTAGCTAA
- a CDS encoding ferritin-like domain-containing protein, producing MYGNTEFCCDPKLVQCSLGLIIEALGDETHDRMFYQYLLQIVPDRKQCKIIESIRNDEIKHFEMFRAIYEEITCEQPCKQQGEEFERPESYCNAIEMALFGELKAVELYRKIMFGLCSQRHRDMLFEIITDEMKHSIKWNFLYNMNRCACCD from the coding sequence ATGTACGGCAATACTGAGTTCTGTTGTGATCCTAAACTTGTTCAATGTTCTCTAGGTCTTATTATTGAAGCATTAGGTGATGAAACCCATGACCGGATGTTTTATCAATATTTGTTACAGATTGTACCTGATAGAAAACAATGTAAAATTATTGAAAGTATCAGAAATGATGAGATTAAGCATTTTGAAATGTTTCGAGCAATTTATGAAGAAATAACTTGTGAACAACCTTGTAAACAGCAAGGAGAAGAATTCGAGCGACCAGAGAGCTACTGTAACGCAATTGAAATGGCTTTATTCGGGGAGCTAAAGGCAGTAGAACTTTATAGGAAAATTATGTTTGGTTTATGCTCACAAAGGCATAGAGATATGCTATTTGAAATAATCACAGATGAAATGAAACATTCAATAAAGTGGAACTTTCTTTACAATATGAATAGATGTGCATGTTGTGATTAG
- a CDS encoding DNA polymerase — protein MDVLSIDLETYSSIDITTQGAYKYVESDDFEILLFAYAFNDDPVTVIDLTDFEAVPQNVIDALFDPKILKAAFNANFERLCLSKFTNKAVLVEQWQCTAVHALTLGLPTNLAMVGKALKLPEDKQKLTTGKALIKYFCCPCAPTKANGSRTRNQPEHAPEKWELFKEYCKQDVEVERTIRGKLLRFPPPPEEHKIWYLDQKINDMGVQVDQVLVKNAIECDELYQAKLLTEAVELTGLSNPNSAAQLKKWIGEAEGIEVGSLTKDSTKELLKETESLKVKRVLELRQEMSKTSVKKYLAMERAVCKDSRIRGLLQFYGANRTGRWAGRLVQVQNLPQNKLDDLDLARNLLRSGDYENLELLFGSVPDVLSQLIRTAFVPTENSRFIVSDFSAIEARVIAWLAGEKWRLDVFASHGKIYEASASQMFKVPIESIDKHSPLRQKGKVSELALGYQGGPKALEKMGALSMGLTVEELPALVKMWRNANRAIVKLWFDVEAGVIKAIEDKMAVRFKYGMVFSVESGILFIRLPSGRRLAYARPRMEVEERFGKMSITYEGMNQETKQWGKLNTYGGKLVENIVQAIARDCLRESMLRVAAEGYKTAMHVHDELIVDVPNGFGSLKQLTEIMAEPIKWAPGLLLRGDGYETSYYKKD, from the coding sequence ATGGATGTACTCAGTATTGACTTAGAGACTTATAGCAGCATCGACATTACTACTCAAGGTGCATACAAATATGTTGAGTCAGATGACTTTGAAATATTACTATTCGCTTATGCTTTTAATGATGATCCCGTAACAGTGATTGATCTTACAGACTTTGAAGCCGTTCCTCAAAATGTTATAGACGCTTTATTTGATCCGAAAATATTAAAGGCTGCGTTTAATGCTAACTTTGAAAGATTATGTTTATCTAAATTCACTAATAAAGCAGTACTGGTAGAGCAATGGCAGTGTACAGCAGTTCACGCTTTAACTCTAGGATTACCAACTAATTTGGCTATGGTTGGTAAAGCTCTAAAGCTACCTGAGGACAAGCAGAAGCTAACTACTGGTAAAGCCTTAATCAAATACTTTTGTTGCCCTTGTGCCCCTACTAAAGCCAATGGCAGTAGAACACGGAATCAGCCAGAACATGCACCGGAGAAGTGGGAACTCTTTAAAGAGTATTGCAAACAAGATGTTGAGGTGGAAAGAACAATACGAGGTAAGTTGCTCCGTTTTCCTCCACCACCTGAAGAACATAAAATATGGTATTTAGATCAGAAAATTAACGATATGGGCGTACAAGTAGACCAGGTGTTAGTCAAAAACGCCATTGAGTGTGATGAACTATACCAAGCAAAATTGCTCACAGAAGCTGTAGAGCTAACAGGGCTATCGAATCCTAACAGTGCTGCACAATTAAAGAAATGGATTGGTGAAGCAGAGGGTATAGAAGTTGGGTCGCTCACAAAAGACTCTACGAAAGAGTTACTTAAAGAAACGGAATCGCTTAAAGTTAAACGAGTATTGGAACTAAGGCAGGAAATGTCTAAGACCTCTGTTAAAAAGTATTTAGCTATGGAACGTGCGGTATGTAAAGATAGTCGAATACGCGGATTGCTTCAATTCTATGGAGCGAATCGAACGGGTAGATGGGCAGGGCGTTTAGTACAGGTGCAGAACCTTCCTCAAAATAAATTAGATGATCTTGATCTTGCTAGGAATTTATTAAGGTCGGGTGATTATGAAAATCTTGAATTATTATTTGGCAGTGTGCCGGATGTTTTATCACAGTTGATCCGAACCGCGTTTGTTCCTACTGAGAATAGTCGATTTATCGTATCCGATTTTAGCGCAATTGAAGCAAGAGTAATAGCTTGGTTAGCTGGAGAGAAATGGCGGCTTGATGTATTCGCCAGCCATGGAAAAATCTACGAGGCATCTGCTAGTCAAATGTTTAAAGTGCCAATTGAAAGCATCGACAAACATTCACCATTAAGGCAAAAAGGCAAAGTATCTGAACTAGCGTTAGGTTATCAAGGTGGACCTAAAGCACTCGAAAAAATGGGGGCCTTAAGTATGGGCTTAACAGTAGAAGAACTACCGGCACTTGTTAAGATGTGGCGTAATGCTAATCGTGCAATCGTCAAACTTTGGTTTGATGTTGAAGCGGGAGTAATAAAAGCAATAGAAGATAAAATGGCTGTACGCTTCAAATACGGAATGGTTTTTTCGGTAGAATCCGGGATCTTATTTATTCGCTTACCGTCTGGTCGTCGCCTTGCTTATGCTAGGCCAAGAATGGAAGTAGAAGAACGGTTCGGCAAAATGAGTATTACGTATGAGGGTATGAACCAAGAGACGAAACAGTGGGGAAAGCTGAACACTTACGGAGGTAAGTTAGTAGAGAATATTGTACAAGCCATTGCTCGTGACTGCCTTAGAGAATCAATGTTAAGGGTGGCTGCAGAGGGTTATAAGACAGCTATGCATGTACATGATGAATTAATAGTTGATGTTCCTAATGGCTTTGGTTCGCTTAAACAACTAACGGAAATTATGGCAGAACCGATCAAGTGGGCTCCTGGTTTACTACTCCGGGGCGATGGATACGAGACGAGTTATTATAAGAAAGATTAG
- a CDS encoding tetratricopeptide repeat protein has translation MFNFKSATFIIAIVLLLISPTAFATSSQDVTLLLNLGNQQLNDKQYDDSIATFSQLLELDSTNPTAYNQRGFAYLRKNNYSLAINDFTKAIELNPQYYQAFAHRGTAYSLVGQNELALTDYATSIRLNPGYPVPYFSRGNFYVYLKKYDLAIDDFTKLIEITPISISYLYRARVYYFETKQYELALADVNKAIELDPRNIRAYEIRSLVNGRLKNYDQDISDCSTILELDPSNFGALINRSNAYGLLGQYDNSITDSLKAIQLNDKILMAHFNLAQGYELSGQKEAALKEYQISLNILQYYPSLYTTERQKAQSRLNGEWNTYNEWL, from the coding sequence ATGTTTAATTTTAAATCTGCGACGTTCATCATAGCAATTGTCTTACTTCTTATATCACCAACTGCTTTCGCTACTAGTAGTCAAGACGTTACCCTATTATTAAACCTCGGTAATCAACAACTAAATGACAAACAATACGATGATTCAATCGCTACCTTCTCCCAACTTCTAGAACTCGATTCCACTAATCCAACAGCCTACAATCAACGCGGTTTTGCATATCTAAGAAAAAATAATTATTCCTTAGCCATTAACGATTTTACTAAAGCTATCGAGCTCAATCCACAATATTACCAAGCCTTTGCCCACCGCGGTACGGCTTATTCTCTCGTTGGTCAAAATGAACTGGCACTCACCGATTACGCAACCTCAATTCGGCTTAATCCTGGGTATCCTGTACCATATTTTTCACGCGGCAATTTTTATGTTTATTTAAAGAAATATGACTTAGCAATTGACGACTTTACCAAACTTATCGAAATTACACCAATTTCGATATCGTATTTATATCGGGCTAGGGTCTACTATTTTGAAACTAAACAATATGAACTTGCTCTCGCAGATGTGAATAAAGCAATCGAACTCGACCCTCGAAACATTCGTGCCTATGAAATTCGGAGCTTGGTTAATGGCCGACTAAAGAATTATGATCAAGACATATCCGATTGTTCAACAATTCTTGAACTTGATCCCTCCAACTTTGGGGCTCTAATTAACCGTAGCAACGCTTACGGCCTATTGGGCCAATATGACAATTCCATTACGGACTCTCTAAAAGCCATTCAACTTAACGATAAGATATTAATGGCTCATTTCAATTTGGCCCAAGGATATGAACTTAGCGGACAAAAAGAGGCCGCCCTGAAAGAATACCAAATTTCTCTCAATATTCTCCAATACTATCCCTCTCTTTACACTACAGAACGTCAAAAGGCTCAATCCCGACTAAACGGCGAGTGGAATACTTACAATGAATGGTTATAA
- a CDS encoding helix-turn-helix domain-containing protein translates to MPNGNRKTQRDIARMLGISRSYVSRIEKQETQTTNFIQIPNLYFQASNLYVWL, encoded by the coding sequence ATGCCAAATGGTAACCGTAAGACCCAAAGAGACATTGCAAGAATGTTAGGAATTTCTCGTTCGTATGTCTCAAGAATTGAGAAACAAGAGACGCAAACAACAAACTTTATTCAAATCCCCAATCTATATTTTCAGGCTTCCAACCTGTACGTATGGCTTTAA
- a CDS encoding recombinase family protein, producing MSYIPYSNERIIAIYVRVSTEEQAKSGYSLADQLRRCKEKAGCTIVNEYIDDGYSGEFMERPALDELRNDLHKGLIKTVIVYDLDRLSRETDHLLILVKEIEKRAELIFVTNEYAKTPAGELFMTIHAAMAKYEKETIKSRTMRGKRQKALSGKLVFNDKAYGYNFNNEKSMYEVNLKEAEIVRLMFNTYIDRNYGVRSLAFELKAMGITNRLGKPFTISNIHRILSNEMYAGTKWSFKYYEKKVGQYKSERTIRDQSEWIPISVPVIVDVEIWMKVQAMLKQNMNFSKRNTKREYLLRGIIRCGSCGYSMIGSRKLIKDKEYLYYTCPSKMEKRECHNGTVRADKLDSNVWTYIENWSADGHDLNNLVTINSPTDNGMITKIREQINELNESKSEILYLIRKRKITIEEADNDIDIINKELNIANDTLNKLTKVEHPKTTVTHLDILNADTFEKRRKVILSLNIYIKAIRTGWKPENIDWGFE from the coding sequence ATGTCTTATATCCCTTATAGTAATGAGCGCATCATTGCAATTTATGTTAGAGTGTCAACCGAAGAACAAGCAAAAAGTGGTTACTCCTTAGCTGATCAATTAAGGCGTTGCAAAGAAAAAGCAGGTTGTACCATTGTTAATGAATATATTGATGATGGATATTCAGGAGAATTTATGGAACGCCCCGCTCTTGATGAACTACGAAATGATCTGCACAAGGGGTTAATAAAAACAGTTATTGTTTATGATCTTGATCGATTATCTAGAGAGACAGATCACCTTCTTATTCTAGTAAAAGAAATAGAAAAACGAGCTGAATTAATATTTGTAACGAATGAATATGCTAAAACCCCCGCTGGGGAGTTGTTTATGACTATACATGCCGCCATGGCTAAATACGAAAAAGAAACAATAAAAAGCCGTACAATGCGCGGGAAACGTCAAAAAGCTTTATCAGGAAAACTTGTTTTTAATGATAAGGCTTATGGATACAATTTTAACAATGAAAAATCAATGTATGAAGTAAATTTAAAAGAAGCAGAAATAGTTAGGCTAATGTTTAATACTTATATTGATAGAAATTATGGAGTTCGTTCTTTAGCTTTCGAATTAAAAGCTATGGGAATAACCAATAGACTTGGTAAACCATTTACGATTAGCAATATTCATAGGATATTATCAAATGAAATGTATGCTGGAACTAAGTGGTCATTTAAGTATTATGAAAAAAAAGTCGGACAGTATAAGTCAGAAAGAACAATTCGTGATCAATCGGAATGGATACCTATTAGCGTCCCAGTTATTGTTGATGTAGAAATTTGGATGAAAGTTCAAGCTATGCTTAAACAAAATATGAATTTTTCTAAACGTAACACAAAACGAGAGTATTTACTTCGAGGAATAATCCGTTGTGGTAGTTGTGGATATTCAATGATTGGCTCACGAAAATTAATAAAAGACAAAGAATATTTATATTATACGTGTCCATCAAAAATGGAAAAGCGCGAATGTCACAATGGTACAGTTCGCGCAGATAAACTAGATAGTAATGTTTGGACATATATTGAAAATTGGTCAGCTGATGGTCACGATCTTAACAATTTAGTAACTATCAATTCACCCACTGATAACGGTATGATTACTAAAATAAGAGAGCAAATAAATGAACTAAACGAATCCAAATCGGAAATTTTGTATTTAATAAGAAAAAGGAAAATAACCATTGAAGAAGCTGATAATGATATTGATATTATTAATAAAGAATTAAATATAGCAAATGATACCCTAAATAAATTAACTAAAGTTGAACATCCTAAAACCACTGTAACACATCTAGATATATTAAATGCCGATACATTTGAAAAACGCAGAAAAGTTATACTGAGCTTAAATATATACATTAAAGCCATACGTACAGGTTGGAAGCCTGAAAATATAGATTGGGGATTTGAATAA
- a CDS encoding CBO0543 family protein → MTFFYVRFVLSWVCWVLFADKKRWKEIFPVCIFASFLSLIADQIVYFYITYWEYYGFEPTIIRNLMDDFGVYMVVTYLFIQWLPQKQTFIRMFSYWFAWAALAITIEYVHLITGHMAHYNGWSLWHSYVSDWILYWIFYQYHKIFQLEKLSKKCNLI, encoded by the coding sequence ATGACCTTCTTCTATGTCCGTTTTGTATTATCTTGGGTTTGTTGGGTATTATTTGCTGATAAAAAACGTTGGAAAGAAATATTCCCCGTTTGTATTTTTGCATCATTTTTGAGTTTAATTGCAGACCAAATTGTCTATTTCTATATAACTTATTGGGAGTATTACGGATTTGAGCCTACTATTATAAGAAATCTTATGGATGATTTTGGGGTTTATATGGTTGTTACTTATCTTTTTATTCAGTGGCTGCCTCAAAAACAGACATTCATTCGTATGTTTTCTTATTGGTTTGCTTGGGCCGCCTTAGCTATTACTATAGAATATGTCCATTTGATAACTGGACACATGGCACATTATAACGGATGGTCCTTATGGCATTCTTATGTATCTGATTGGATATTGTATTGGATTTTTTATCAGTATCATAAGATTTTTCAACTAGAAAAATTATCTAAAAAGTGCAATCTCATCTAA
- a CDS encoding LysM peptidoglycan-binding domain-containing protein produces the protein MLTHRQRKALMVVALVGLLILSLASCGSAEPKGTLITETYIVQSGDTLWTIAEKYMAKNTYGPRDIREFYHGIIELNYETVFANRPDRMIYPGDKLQINYWQ, from the coding sequence TTGTTAACGCATCGGCAACGAAAGGCATTAATGGTAGTAGCTTTAGTAGGTCTACTGATTTTATCCCTTGCTAGTTGTGGCAGCGCGGAGCCAAAAGGAACGCTGATTACAGAAACTTACATAGTACAATCGGGAGACACGTTATGGACTATAGCGGAAAAGTATATGGCAAAGAACACATATGGACCACGTGATATTCGCGAATTTTACCACGGGATTATAGAACTAAATTACGAGACGGTATTTGCTAATAGGCCGGATCGCATGATCTACCCCGGAGATAAGCTCCAAATTAATTATTGGCAATAA
- a CDS encoding helix-turn-helix transcriptional regulator has protein sequence MSLLNNIQNLCPSKNTTIPKLEKELGFSKGSMYKWDINDPSISKVLKVAQYFGVSIDSLFKDSQEDLNIINQ, from the coding sequence ATGTCCTTACTCAATAACATTCAAAATTTATGTCCTAGTAAAAATACAACAATTCCTAAATTAGAAAAGGAACTCGGATTTAGTAAAGGTTCTATGTACAAATGGGATATAAACGATCCGTCAATATCTAAGGTCTTAAAAGTGGCACAATACTTTGGCGTATCCATAGATTCTTTATTTAAAGATAGTCAAGAGGATTTAAATATTATCAATCAATAG